Genomic window (Nymphaea colorata isolate Beijing-Zhang1983 chromosome 1, ASM883128v2, whole genome shotgun sequence):
TGCATTATCTCATGATCAGTTGACACAGCGATGCTACAAAATTTATTACTTTCATCAGTTGATATCATGACCAGCTTTTGTAAAAGACGTAAGAATATGTGACTAGGCGGACCAGTCGATTAGCCCTACCCTCTTACCACCATGATTCTTACTTTCTATCAACTGGTATTCTAACAACTTCGAACCTAAGAAACCCTGACAACTATTATGTTTCTCAATATTTACACCATAACAACTCTATTAATGTCCTTATATCACGGCCATCAAAAGAGGTGGTTTGGATTTTCTTCATAACttgtttgaaagaaagaaaaagacagcaCCAATTTGAAGTTTTCTGAGTTGCAAACCCCACAGGTCACAAGATGCTTGAAAGCATTTTTGGTTTTAAAGTAGTTAtggtaatttttgaaattgatgcTACTTCCTAAAAACATGCATGAGCATTTAAACCACTTCAAAGCATTGCACGATAAATGATTATTCAAGATGGTGTTGAATTATGGTCTTCTAATGGAATTGCACTAACAATCTGTTTACGGTATATGAGCGAATATTTCCCTTTTGCGCGGCTAATGTCTAGCTCGTTGCCCAGTTCTAAATGGCGAATACAATGAGTTAAGCAACCACGTGATACAGTGGGAACTTCAGCCTCACGGCCAAGCACACAACGCCATCAACCTAGTGACATCCACAGGAGTCGTTGCAGATTTCGTTTCCAGACATATATCGCCTATGACACAAGCAATACCGAGATCGTCAACTGCATTTTATCAAGCAAGATACAGATCTACAATACCCTTGTTCATTTCACTGAGAGGATCCCGCAAATAGAGCTGGATAACGGAGgatcagaaaggaaaaagataagaaCATAGAAAGAAAGGGGACCCATCTTCAGGCATAACCCTTGCCAAGACAGTTGAGACATCTTTGCACCCTGAAGCCAGAAAAATTGCAACATAACTAAATCACATTCTTCTGGAGAAAAAACTATCGTTAtggtgaaaaaaatatttgcagAATTTGACTTACTTGTTGCCTTCACACGTTGGACAAAGGCATGGATTCATGACCACTGGATCAAACAGAGGCGACCATTCAATGGTTGATTTTCCTTCGCagagtttacatgggtagaagcCGCTTCCCTTGCAGGCCTCACATTTTGTAGCAATCTTTCTCTGCGCCagcataaaaaatgaagaaacagagTTGGGGTTTCAAGAGAGAGAAGACATCGGGCAATGGATCTTACCTTCTTGGCGTCAGAAACAGACTGAAGTGCACGAATGGCAAGAGACGACGAGAGGGAGAGGGTGAATGCCCCACCGACAAACACGGCAGCCGTCGTTGCCAGGATTCGCAGTGGCCGAGGGATACCACccattttttccttctcctcacTACCAATGCCCCCTTACTGTCACagttgagagagaaggagagacaGAGTTCGTGAGAATGTCTAAAGGCGGGATTCCGAGAGAACAAAGACAAAAATGCTTCAATTGACACCTACTGCTTCAACATTACCAACATGACACGAGAATGCTAAGTTTACACTCGAATTCTCTCGCGCGCGGTCTCTCTCTCACAAATGGAAAGATTCATTTAGTTGGTCACTTTTTGTCAATCATTTCGTCAAACAAGTTACGGGCACCACTGCCACGGTGCTACCCATCGAACAATTGCAGTCTGAACGGTCTACCCAAACGAACAATAACCTTCCCGAACAACACTCGTTCGATCGAAGGCCATGGTTGGTTTCACAGATGAAAtacagagagatagagagggagaaccTGGTCACGAACCGAACAAGTTATCAGCATGGATGCTTGTCATGAAAACAAGCTCAGGTGCCTCACGAGACTCGTCGTCAAAAATTGCATTTCGGATCTTATTCCAATTCTCAGTTTCTTTCTGGAACCCTCTCCTAGCGAGTTCCACAAATTTGTCTAGACCCGTGACATTAGCATTTGAATTTTTCCTAAGGGGGgtcaaattatatttttcaaaatttttaaagggtttaaaatatattttacaaaattttataggGGTAAAACCAATTTTCGTATTGCCAAATGCACACATAAAAAATACCATTAAGCAGTTTAATctttaacatataatgttttaatGAGTTTGGATCAAGCTTTAGACACAGCAGGTTGTTTTTTATACGTAGTTAAAATGCTATACCCAACCTACTAAAAATTTAGGTAATTTGTGTATAAACTAGAAGAATGACAAATGAAAAAGCTACGGTTCTGTCATTTCATAAACGAATGTTCCTTTTTAGCTTGAGTTTAGCTGTATGAAACAGTTTATATCATgtttgaatccaatccgatttcGGTTATCATTGCTTCTTATAAAAAGAATTATCTTAAGACCTTTGCCACCTCTACTGGCCTCCCTAATAATACAAAACTTtctgatcttttttttattagaaaaacattACTTGAGAAGACCATCGAGGCTGAAACAGGTTGAGGAATCACCTCTATTCCATGAGGGTATATTAAAAATTGATAGGAGTAAAGATGGAAATTTATGATGCGAacattgttgaaaaaaaaaaaagtagcgaGCCTTCTTTCGGGTGAGCGGAAGGTTATTCCTACCACCCGAAGGCCGAAGCCTCCTCCATTCTCCTCATCCTCTCAAGGTTCAGGACTGCTTTCTGGTGTTTCAAAGTGTCATCTCcgctatgtttcaacttgcatattaataatttcatatttgCAGCACAAAATATTGACATTACGGGAGTTCAACCTACCAGCCCTCGCCCCAACTATTGAACCAACCCCCTTAAGGATAAGAACAAGCTGTGTTCCCAATATAACGGCGCtcttatttgtaatttttgtgGAAATACACAGGTATCAATAACAAAACACAAATGGTGGTT
Coding sequences:
- the LOC116245659 gene encoding uncharacterized protein LOC116245659, with the translated sequence MGGIPRPLRILATTAAVFVGGAFTLSLSSSLAIRALQSVSDAKKRKIATKCEACKGSGFYPCKLCEGKSTIEWSPLFDPVVMNPCLCPTCEGNKVQRCLNCLGKGYA